A window of Prolixibacter sp. SD074 contains these coding sequences:
- a CDS encoding TonB-dependent receptor: MKRKLMQLTLMLLMVPVISFAQGTGIIKGKITDKKTGEPLVGASVLIKGTYTGTITDANGEYQLTKVMAGSYDLVAQFISYSKEQKSITVADGKTASVDFALSQDLIGLDQVVVTGVVNPKSAINSSVSLTSLKPKAMEQFSATTTAELFKNIPGVHSESTGGEGNANISVRGVPISTGGAKFLQLQEDGMPVMQFGDISFGNADIFLRADQTVARIEALKGGSASTLASNSPAGIINFISKTGVKKGGSIGTTVGIDYQSFRTDFDYGAPIGDGLRFNIGGFYREGVGPRKAGFTANKGGQIKANFTKEFDKGFVRLYLKHLNDRAISYMPMPVMVTGTGSNPTYKSIPGFDVKHDALQSPYFLHQLSVDANGNSKSFNMADGMHPISDAVGAEFNFDLGNGWMVHDRGQLAFNHGSFNSPFPVSIKPADEMATSLAGAGATLSYANGANAGTPLTQSQLSNLNGNGLLMLLHTFDVEMNNLNNFTNDIHISKQLDNFHVTAGYYHASQRIAMTWLWQTYLTDVQNQPRLMNVASANNSYYSEGGLTAHGVPAWGNCCTEGYDMTYTIDAPYANMGVDVTDKLNVDASVRYDIGEAFGYYLGNEQAQVDVNKDGNISPVEQSVTILDNSNPHPVDYSFDYVSYSVGANYKFDAHKAVFARYSKGGRANADRLLYTPFITAAGKTVKGLSNDAIKQAELGFKYNSPVAGIFLTGFYNHVDEQNTEFNKIINNKYKSYGAELEMVIRTGNLNINSGGTFTKAEITKSLTADNVGNTPRRVPTLMYNISPSYTIGKGALGMSLVGTTKVYSQDDNSVVLPGFAYVNAFANYAITKGLSLRVNVNNLTNTLGFTEMEADPFTNNSVNYMRARPITGRATTMTVTYSF; the protein is encoded by the coding sequence ATGAAACGGAAATTAATGCAGCTCACCCTGATGCTGCTAATGGTCCCTGTTATCTCATTTGCACAGGGAACTGGAATCATTAAAGGGAAAATCACCGACAAAAAGACCGGTGAGCCGCTGGTGGGCGCCAGTGTTTTAATTAAAGGTACTTACACCGGAACAATTACCGATGCGAACGGTGAATACCAACTTACCAAAGTAATGGCCGGAAGTTATGACCTCGTGGCTCAGTTTATCAGTTACAGCAAAGAGCAGAAGAGCATTACTGTTGCTGATGGAAAAACGGCAAGTGTTGATTTTGCTTTATCGCAGGACCTTATCGGCTTGGATCAGGTGGTTGTAACCGGTGTGGTAAATCCTAAATCTGCCATCAACTCAAGTGTTTCGTTGACGAGTCTGAAACCAAAGGCGATGGAGCAGTTTAGCGCCACCACAACTGCTGAATTATTCAAGAATATTCCGGGTGTGCACTCCGAATCAACCGGAGGTGAAGGAAACGCCAACATTTCGGTTCGTGGTGTACCGATTTCAACCGGAGGTGCAAAATTCCTGCAACTTCAGGAAGACGGTATGCCGGTGATGCAATTTGGTGATATTTCTTTTGGTAACGCCGACATTTTCCTGCGCGCCGATCAAACTGTTGCCCGTATCGAGGCGCTGAAAGGCGGCAGTGCATCGACACTTGCCAGCAATTCGCCAGCCGGTATCATCAACTTCATCAGCAAAACTGGTGTAAAAAAGGGTGGAAGCATCGGAACAACTGTTGGCATTGATTACCAATCTTTTCGTACCGATTTTGATTACGGGGCACCGATTGGTGATGGGCTCCGTTTTAATATTGGTGGTTTCTACCGCGAAGGTGTAGGGCCGCGTAAAGCTGGATTTACAGCCAATAAAGGTGGTCAGATTAAAGCTAATTTCACCAAGGAGTTTGATAAAGGCTTTGTTCGGTTATACCTGAAGCACCTGAACGATCGTGCTATTTCGTACATGCCTATGCCGGTAATGGTAACTGGTACCGGTTCGAATCCTACTTACAAATCCATTCCCGGGTTTGATGTGAAACACGATGCCTTGCAAAGCCCTTACTTCCTTCATCAGTTGTCTGTTGATGCCAACGGAAACAGTAAGTCGTTTAATATGGCCGATGGAATGCATCCAATTTCTGATGCTGTAGGAGCTGAATTTAATTTCGATCTGGGTAACGGTTGGATGGTTCACGACAGAGGACAGTTGGCGTTCAACCATGGTTCATTCAACTCGCCTTTCCCGGTAAGCATTAAGCCAGCTGACGAAATGGCTACCAGTTTAGCAGGTGCCGGCGCGACATTGAGTTATGCAAACGGTGCCAATGCCGGTACGCCCCTGACACAGTCACAGCTCTCCAATCTGAATGGAAACGGCTTGTTGATGCTGTTGCACACGTTCGATGTGGAAATGAACAACCTGAACAATTTCACCAACGATATACATATCTCGAAACAGCTGGACAACTTCCACGTAACTGCTGGTTATTATCACGCTTCGCAGCGTATTGCGATGACCTGGTTGTGGCAAACATATCTGACCGATGTTCAGAATCAGCCGCGACTGATGAATGTTGCCAGCGCTAATAATTCATACTACAGCGAGGGCGGTCTAACGGCACATGGCGTTCCGGCATGGGGTAACTGCTGTACTGAAGGATACGATATGACTTATACCATCGATGCACCGTATGCCAACATGGGTGTAGACGTAACTGATAAGTTGAATGTTGATGCAAGTGTTCGTTACGACATAGGCGAGGCCTTTGGTTATTACCTTGGTAATGAGCAGGCACAGGTTGATGTGAACAAAGACGGTAATATTTCGCCGGTAGAACAGAGCGTGACCATTCTGGACAACTCGAATCCGCATCCGGTAGATTATTCATTTGATTATGTGTCTTATTCGGTTGGTGCCAACTATAAATTCGATGCACACAAGGCTGTGTTTGCCCGTTACAGCAAAGGAGGGCGCGCCAATGCCGACCGGTTGTTGTACACCCCGTTTATTACCGCTGCAGGTAAAACGGTTAAAGGCTTGAGTAACGATGCTATCAAGCAAGCTGAATTAGGATTCAAATACAACTCACCAGTGGCCGGTATCTTCCTGACCGGATTTTATAACCACGTGGATGAGCAAAATACGGAATTCAACAAGATTATCAATAACAAGTACAAATCTTATGGCGCTGAACTGGAAATGGTTATCCGAACCGGAAACCTGAATATCAATTCAGGTGGTACGTTCACCAAAGCAGAAATCACGAAGAGTCTTACTGCTGATAACGTAGGTAATACACCACGCCGTGTTCCGACTCTGATGTACAACATCAGTCCGTCGTACACCATCGGAAAAGGTGCCCTGGGAATGAGCCTGGTCGGAACAACCAAGGTATATTCGCAAGATGATAACTCTGTTGTGTTACCCGGGTTTGCATATGTGAATGCATTTGCAAACTACGCTATCACGAAAGGATTATCGTTGCGGGTAAATGTGAATAATTTAACCAATACACTTGGTTTTACCGAAATGGAAGCGGATCCTTTTACCAATAATTCAGTCAATTACATGCGTGCGCGGCCGATTACCGGACGAGCAACAACAATGACCGTTACCTATTCATTCTGA
- the gtfA gene encoding sucrose phosphorylase, translated as MENKVQLITYIDRFSCRNINELHQQLLREELKPLFSGVHLLPFFYPIDRADAGFDPIDHRKVDPRLGTWEDIKALSRDVDVMADLIVNHVSAESQQFLDYLEKGEKSPYADMFLTYRKIFPQGATDEDLLKIYRPRPGFPFSRFQFKDGAERFVWTTFTSNQIDIDVNSEPGKAYLESILDTFQEAGIRMIRLDAAGYAIKLPGTSCFMIDKTFEFIESLTQKARKRGMNVLVEIHSHYKTQISIAEKVDYIYDFALPVLVLDTLFHKNAANLKKWLRMSPRNAFTVLDTHDGIGIVDVASEQGEPGLIDDQDIDHIVRKIHENSGEQSKKATGAAASNLDLYQVNCTYFNAMGCDENSYLIARAIQFFSPGIPQVYYMGLFAGCNDMKLLEKTNVGRDINRHYYTANEVDESLQKPIVKNLRKLIEFRNTHPAFNGEFEIVEGGNDELKLRWSKGDDFTQLLVELNNMQMSINYSSPNGEQNLDLI; from the coding sequence ATGGAGAACAAAGTACAGCTGATTACGTATATTGACCGGTTCAGTTGCCGGAATATAAATGAACTACATCAACAATTACTTCGGGAAGAGTTGAAGCCGCTATTCAGCGGAGTTCATTTGTTACCGTTTTTTTATCCCATCGATAGGGCAGATGCCGGCTTCGATCCCATCGATCACCGAAAGGTGGATCCCCGATTGGGAACCTGGGAGGATATCAAAGCGTTGAGCCGGGATGTTGATGTAATGGCCGACTTAATTGTGAACCATGTTTCCGCTGAATCGCAACAGTTTCTCGATTATTTGGAAAAAGGGGAGAAATCGCCTTATGCGGATATGTTTCTTACCTACCGGAAGATTTTCCCACAAGGGGCTACCGATGAGGATTTATTGAAAATTTACCGGCCACGCCCTGGTTTTCCATTCTCCCGTTTTCAGTTTAAAGATGGCGCCGAACGGTTTGTCTGGACAACATTTACCAGCAACCAGATTGATATAGATGTCAACAGCGAGCCAGGCAAAGCTTATCTGGAAAGTATTCTCGATACCTTCCAGGAAGCAGGTATCCGCATGATCCGTCTCGATGCTGCAGGATATGCCATCAAGCTGCCGGGAACATCCTGCTTTATGATTGACAAAACGTTTGAGTTTATCGAATCGCTGACGCAGAAGGCGCGTAAGCGGGGGATGAACGTATTGGTGGAAATTCATTCCCATTACAAAACACAAATCAGTATAGCAGAGAAGGTCGATTATATTTATGACTTTGCCCTACCGGTGCTGGTGCTCGATACACTGTTTCATAAAAATGCAGCCAATCTGAAAAAGTGGTTGCGGATGAGTCCGCGAAATGCTTTTACCGTGCTGGACACACATGACGGAATCGGTATTGTGGATGTAGCCTCGGAACAGGGAGAGCCAGGCCTGATTGACGACCAAGACATTGACCATATTGTCCGGAAAATTCATGAGAATTCCGGGGAACAAAGCAAAAAAGCCACGGGCGCTGCTGCTTCCAATCTCGATTTATACCAGGTTAACTGTACCTACTTTAATGCGATGGGATGCGATGAAAACAGTTACCTCATCGCCCGCGCCATTCAATTCTTTTCACCCGGGATCCCACAAGTTTATTATATGGGACTGTTCGCGGGATGCAACGACATGAAACTTCTTGAAAAAACAAATGTTGGCAGGGATATCAACCGGCATTATTACACAGCGAACGAAGTGGACGAGTCGTTGCAAAAACCTATTGTAAAAAATCTGAGGAAGCTGATTGAATTCCGCAATACCCATCCTGCTTTCAATGGGGAATTTGAAATTGTGGAAGGGGGAAACGATGAATTGAAATTGCGCTGGAGTAAAGGGGACGACTTCACGCAATTATTGGTCGAACTGAACAATATGCAAATGTCAATCAACTATTCCTCTCCCAACGGAGAACAAAATCTGGACCTTATATAA
- a CDS encoding sodium:solute symporter has protein sequence MKDLSLSPLDIGIIIVYIVGIIIYGLKKAKRKDSEEYFLAGRNMTWPIVGISLFAANIGSSTLIGLASDAFKTNVAVYNYEWMAAVVLVFFAVFFLPFYLKSRVYTMPEFLERRYDSRSRYYFSFITVVGNVVIDTASGLYAGNLILKLIFPEVNSTVIIIILALAAAAYTIPGGLSSVVHTEVIQAMILVVGSTLLTYYAFSAVGGWSGLVDGLQAQIDAGKLHTTTKEIFSLVKSSKDPLMPWTGLVFGVPLLGFYFWANNQFMVQRVLSAKDLNHGRWGALFAGLLKLPVIFIMVLPGVIAIVLYSKMDISSLHYYTVNDATGARMLCTNLSQCPNLTYPVLIYSLLPKGVLGLVIAGLLAAMSSSVSATLNSASTLITMDFVHKIKPGLTSKQLVRVGQIATVILVIIAALWAPQIDRFGSLFQYLQMVLGLIAPPVVAVFLLGLFWKRGNANGAFVSLITGLAIAIFVFLSEIYGWSDTINNIQFLNKAPLLLLICMGVHVGVSLATAKPPTDKVENMTWSRKIFREETIELNGLPWYKNYRYLSIILLLLTAAIVFWFR, from the coding sequence ATGAAAGACTTAAGTCTGAGCCCGCTTGATATTGGTATCATCATCGTTTACATTGTTGGTATCATCATTTATGGTCTCAAAAAAGCCAAGAGAAAGGACTCGGAAGAATATTTCCTGGCGGGAAGAAACATGACCTGGCCAATTGTCGGCATTTCGCTTTTCGCCGCGAATATTGGCAGTAGTACATTAATCGGCCTGGCTTCGGATGCATTTAAAACCAATGTGGCAGTTTATAATTACGAATGGATGGCTGCTGTTGTTCTGGTTTTCTTTGCCGTTTTCTTTCTGCCATTTTACCTGAAATCGAGAGTTTATACCATGCCGGAGTTTCTCGAACGCCGGTACGATAGCCGATCGCGGTATTATTTTTCGTTTATTACCGTCGTCGGGAATGTCGTTATTGATACGGCATCCGGACTTTATGCCGGTAACCTGATTCTGAAACTCATTTTCCCGGAAGTCAATTCCACTGTTATCATCATTATTCTGGCGCTGGCAGCTGCTGCTTATACTATTCCTGGAGGTTTATCATCGGTGGTTCACACCGAGGTTATCCAGGCCATGATTTTGGTCGTTGGTTCCACCCTTCTTACTTATTATGCCTTCTCGGCAGTAGGGGGTTGGTCGGGTTTAGTGGATGGCCTGCAGGCGCAGATTGATGCCGGAAAACTGCATACGACTACCAAAGAAATTTTCAGCCTGGTGAAATCAAGCAAGGATCCGTTAATGCCGTGGACGGGTTTGGTGTTTGGTGTTCCGTTGTTGGGATTCTATTTCTGGGCCAACAACCAATTCATGGTTCAGCGGGTATTGAGTGCCAAAGATTTGAATCATGGTCGTTGGGGGGCATTATTTGCCGGTTTACTGAAACTTCCGGTAATCTTTATCATGGTACTTCCCGGTGTGATAGCCATTGTGCTGTATTCCAAAATGGACATCAGTAGTTTACACTATTATACCGTGAATGATGCGACCGGAGCCAGAATGTTGTGTACCAACTTGTCACAATGTCCCAATTTAACCTATCCGGTGTTGATTTACAGTTTGTTGCCGAAAGGGGTCCTGGGACTGGTGATTGCCGGTTTGCTGGCTGCCATGTCTTCGAGTGTGAGTGCGACCTTGAATTCCGCATCGACACTGATTACTATGGACTTTGTGCATAAAATAAAGCCGGGACTGACGAGTAAACAATTGGTTCGCGTTGGACAAATTGCTACGGTTATTCTGGTGATCATTGCCGCTTTGTGGGCTCCCCAAATTGACCGGTTTGGGTCGTTGTTTCAATATCTTCAAATGGTGTTAGGTCTGATTGCTCCGCCTGTAGTTGCCGTATTCCTATTGGGACTCTTCTGGAAAAGAGGTAATGCAAACGGTGCCTTTGTCAGCCTGATAACAGGTTTGGCAATTGCCATATTTGTCTTCCTGTCCGAAATATATGGCTGGTCGGATACCATCAACAACATTCAGTTCCTGAATAAAGCACCTTTACTCTTACTTATCTGTATGGGCGTGCATGTGGGAGTAAGTCTGGCTACCGCGAAACCGCCAACTGATAAGGTGGAAAATATGACCTGGTCAAGAAAGATATTCCGGGAGGAAACAATTGAATTGAACGGATTACCCTGGTATAAGAATTACCGTTACCTGTCAATTATATTACTGTTGCTTACTGCAGCCATAGTCTTCTGGTTCCGGTAG
- a CDS encoding bifunctional 2-polyprenyl-6-hydroxyphenol methylase/3-demethylubiquinol 3-O-methyltransferase UbiG, producing MSSTRWDKRYAADEYVYGTNPNEFFRDELAKLSPGRILLPAEGEGRNSVYAASQGWKVTAFDSSTEGQKKALRLAGQNSVHIQYQVAGFSQVLLPEEHFDCVAMIYAHASASDRTQRHRRMLSSLKEGGTFILEGFSKEQIHNQTGGPKDVAMLFSEEELKFDFQELSERKIWKEEIELQEGPFHNGKASIIRLIGVK from the coding sequence ATGAGTAGCACCAGGTGGGACAAGCGGTATGCCGCCGATGAATATGTTTACGGGACAAACCCAAACGAATTTTTTCGGGATGAATTGGCAAAGTTATCTCCCGGTAGAATTTTATTGCCTGCAGAAGGCGAAGGTAGAAATTCGGTTTATGCGGCATCACAAGGCTGGAAAGTCACTGCATTCGATTCCAGTACGGAAGGACAAAAAAAGGCATTGCGTCTTGCCGGGCAAAATAGTGTTCACATTCAATATCAAGTTGCCGGATTCAGCCAGGTTCTTCTTCCCGAAGAACATTTCGATTGTGTTGCGATGATATATGCTCACGCTTCGGCATCGGACAGGACACAACGGCATAGAAGAATGCTGAGTTCGCTTAAAGAGGGAGGCACATTTATTCTGGAAGGATTCTCAAAAGAACAAATTCATAATCAAACCGGTGGCCCGAAAGACGTGGCTATGCTTTTTTCGGAAGAAGAATTGAAATTTGATTTCCAGGAATTGAGCGAACGGAAGATTTGGAAAGAGGAAATTGAGTTACAGGAAGGCCCCTTTCACAATGGTAAAGCCAGTATTATACGCTTAATTGGTGTAAAATAA
- a CDS encoding VOC family protein, which produces MEQRISYLTLGVRNLKESENFYSNLLGWKKTEESTSNIIFYKLNGLILALYPVEALASDAETVPGSRCFSNFTISYNTRTKDEVDKLIKKLEKKNVKVIREPETVFWDGYHGYISDPNGFMIEIVYNPKAELDESGNIL; this is translated from the coding sequence ATGGAACAACGAATCTCGTATTTAACGCTTGGCGTTAGAAATCTGAAGGAATCAGAAAATTTTTACAGTAATCTGCTGGGATGGAAGAAAACAGAAGAAAGTACCAGTAACATCATCTTTTATAAACTAAATGGCCTCATTCTGGCATTGTACCCCGTTGAAGCGCTGGCCAGCGATGCCGAAACCGTTCCCGGTTCCCGATGTTTCAGTAATTTCACGATCTCATACAATACACGCACCAAGGATGAAGTGGACAAATTGATCAAGAAGCTGGAAAAGAAAAATGTGAAAGTTATTCGGGAACCTGAAACTGTTTTCTGGGATGGCTATCACGGATATATTAGTGATCCAAATGGTTTTATGATTGAAATTGTATACAATCCCAAAGCAGAACTCGACGAAAGCGGGAATATTCTCTAA
- a CDS encoding cupin domain-containing protein, with amino-acid sequence MPEIEKINLKEKFSKLNDHWSPKVIGQLNQQLVKVVKFQGGFVWHSHENEDELFMVIDGSFTMELRDKSIEVNEGELVIVPRGTEHRPVTTEGACILLFEPNTTINTGEVRNQLTVKDPENI; translated from the coding sequence ATGCCTGAGATTGAAAAAATCAATTTAAAAGAGAAATTCTCCAAGTTAAACGATCACTGGAGTCCGAAAGTAATTGGACAACTCAATCAACAGTTGGTAAAAGTGGTAAAATTTCAGGGCGGCTTTGTGTGGCATAGCCATGAAAACGAAGACGAGTTATTCATGGTCATTGATGGTTCATTTACCATGGAGCTTCGGGACAAAAGCATTGAGGTAAACGAGGGTGAATTAGTTATCGTCCCCAGGGGGACAGAACATCGTCCGGTTACTACGGAGGGGGCCTGTATCCTACTGTTCGAACCGAACACCACCATCAATACCGGAGAGGTACGAAACCAATTGACCGTAAAGGATCCCGAGAATATTTAA
- a CDS encoding M3 family metallopeptidase produces MKSKTLILLMATVFLLSCSANKQPKQRVNPFFEPFDTPFQVPPFEQVTDADYLPAFKKGMEEQNAEIDLIINNSEAPSFANTIEALEYSGQLLNKVSNVFFNMQGANTNDSIQAIAKEVAPLLSQHSDAINLNAKLFARIKSVFDQKDELDLSTGQKRLLEETYKGFVRGGANLEPEQKEQLKKINEELSLLSLQFGENLLAETNNFKLVIDNQDDLTGLPEPTISAAAEEASAAGMDGKWVFTLQKPSWIPFLTYSERRDLREKLYKAMYNRGNNDNGYDNKAIINKMVNLRLQKANLMGYDNWSAFLLDNRMAKKPENVYALLEKVWTPALKRAEEERADMQAMIDVEGGNFKLQSWDWWYYSEKVRKAKYNLDEEQLRPYFELNNVREGAFAVANKLYGLTFTQLDNMPLYHPDCKVFEVKDRDGSEIGVLYMDFYPRASKRGGAWMTSYRKQHYNQDGKDIRPVISIVTNFSKPTGGQPALLTYDEVETLFHEFGHALHGLLSHSHYNSLSGTAVARDFVELPSQIMEHWAPQPEVLKMYARHYKTGELIPRDLVDKLVKAGKFNQGFATVEYLAASFLDMDYHTITKAQDIDVNSFQTESMNKIGLIDEIIPRYKSTYFAHIFSGGYSSGYYSYIWAEVLDADAFEAYREAGNIFDQTVATAFRTQILERGGTDEAMNLYVNFRGKEPGIEPLLKNRGLLD; encoded by the coding sequence ATGAAAAGCAAAACTCTAATCCTGCTTATGGCAACAGTATTTTTGTTGTCATGCTCAGCAAACAAACAACCCAAACAGCGAGTGAATCCATTTTTTGAGCCATTCGATACACCTTTTCAGGTCCCACCCTTTGAGCAGGTGACCGATGCCGATTACCTGCCTGCTTTCAAAAAGGGCATGGAGGAGCAGAATGCCGAAATTGACCTGATTATCAATAATTCAGAAGCTCCCTCCTTTGCCAATACCATCGAAGCTCTTGAATACAGCGGACAGTTACTAAACAAGGTAAGTAATGTGTTCTTCAATATGCAGGGAGCCAACACCAACGATTCTATTCAGGCTATTGCCAAAGAAGTAGCTCCGCTATTGTCGCAACACAGCGATGCCATTAATCTGAACGCAAAGCTCTTTGCCCGCATCAAAAGCGTATTTGACCAGAAAGATGAGCTCGACTTGTCGACCGGGCAAAAAAGGCTTCTCGAAGAAACGTATAAAGGTTTTGTCAGGGGCGGTGCCAACCTGGAACCAGAACAGAAGGAGCAACTGAAGAAAATTAATGAGGAGCTATCGCTTCTTTCCCTTCAGTTCGGTGAAAACCTGCTGGCGGAAACCAACAATTTCAAGCTGGTCATCGATAACCAGGATGACCTGACCGGATTACCGGAACCTACCATTTCCGCTGCAGCGGAAGAAGCCAGTGCAGCTGGGATGGATGGAAAGTGGGTTTTTACGTTGCAAAAGCCCAGCTGGATTCCTTTCCTTACGTACTCCGAACGTCGTGACCTGCGTGAAAAGTTGTACAAAGCCATGTACAACCGTGGAAATAACGACAACGGGTACGACAATAAAGCCATCATCAATAAAATGGTTAATCTGCGTTTGCAGAAAGCGAACCTGATGGGTTACGATAACTGGTCGGCCTTTTTGCTGGACAACCGTATGGCAAAAAAGCCGGAGAATGTTTATGCCTTGCTCGAAAAGGTTTGGACCCCTGCCCTGAAACGCGCCGAAGAAGAACGTGCCGATATGCAAGCGATGATTGATGTCGAAGGTGGCAACTTCAAGCTGCAAAGCTGGGATTGGTGGTATTATTCCGAAAAAGTCCGTAAGGCTAAATACAATCTGGATGAAGAACAACTGCGTCCCTATTTCGAATTGAACAATGTCCGGGAAGGTGCATTCGCGGTAGCCAATAAACTCTATGGACTGACGTTTACCCAGCTTGATAACATGCCGCTGTATCATCCCGATTGCAAGGTATTTGAAGTGAAGGACCGGGATGGTTCTGAAATTGGGGTACTTTATATGGATTTCTATCCACGTGCCTCCAAACGCGGAGGTGCCTGGATGACCAGCTACCGGAAACAACACTATAACCAGGACGGGAAAGACATCCGCCCGGTGATTTCTATAGTTACCAATTTCTCTAAGCCGACCGGCGGCCAACCCGCATTGCTGACCTACGATGAAGTAGAAACCCTGTTTCATGAATTTGGTCACGCTTTACACGGACTGTTATCACATTCGCATTACAATTCGCTTTCGGGAACTGCTGTCGCCCGCGATTTTGTAGAGCTTCCGTCACAAATTATGGAGCATTGGGCACCACAACCTGAAGTGCTAAAAATGTATGCGCGTCATTACAAAACAGGAGAACTAATTCCGCGGGATTTGGTCGACAAACTGGTGAAAGCCGGTAAATTCAACCAGGGATTTGCTACGGTTGAGTACCTGGCAGCTTCATTCCTCGACATGGATTACCACACCATTACAAAAGCTCAGGATATCGATGTCAACAGTTTTCAAACTGAATCGATGAATAAAATCGGGCTGATTGATGAAATCATTCCCCGCTACAAATCGACTTACTTTGCGCACATCTTCTCGGGAGGTTATTCCAGTGGATACTACAGCTATATCTGGGCCGAAGTGCTCGATGCCGATGCTTTTGAAGCCTACCGTGAAGCGGGTAACATTTTCGATCAAACCGTGGCTACGGCCTTCCGGACACAAATTCTGGAACGTGGCGGAACCGATGAAGCGATGAACCTTTATGTCAACTTCCGTGGGAAAGAACCAGGAATTGAACCATTGCTGAAAAACAGAGGATTACTCGATTAA
- a CDS encoding HAMP domain-containing sensor histidine kinase, producing the protein MREEAISLMQQVAGSKGIQIRLDIDDEAGVHCDYNQISSVLRNLVSNSIKFTASGGRVVISSRAIKDGYVITVSDNGVGIEQNKLDLMLRQRISYTTKGTDNEPGTGLGISLIAEFVEKNDGKLIGSSRPGHGTSFSFSLLVATKESNEANSRSEV; encoded by the coding sequence ATGAGAGAAGAGGCGATCAGCTTAATGCAACAAGTTGCCGGTTCGAAAGGGATACAAATTCGGTTGGATATTGATGATGAGGCTGGCGTACATTGTGATTACAACCAAATCAGTTCGGTTCTGCGGAATTTAGTCAGCAACTCCATTAAATTCACCGCCAGTGGAGGGCGTGTGGTGATTAGCAGCCGGGCTATTAAAGACGGGTATGTGATAACGGTTAGCGATAATGGCGTTGGCATCGAGCAAAACAAGCTTGATTTAATGCTCCGCCAACGTATTTCTTATACAACAAAAGGTACAGATAATGAACCGGGAACGGGTTTGGGAATCAGTCTGATTGCCGAATTTGTTGAGAAAAATGATGGAAAATTGATTGGGTCGAGCCGTCCTGGTCACGGAACTTCTTTTTCCTTTTCATTGCTTGTCGCTACTAAGGAAAGTAATGAAGCAAATAGCCGTTCGGAAGTCTGA